A portion of the Neorhodopirellula lusitana genome contains these proteins:
- a CDS encoding right-handed parallel beta-helix repeat-containing protein, whose amino-acid sequence MTLKPIQTALSFCMAAAIIANATAFSQEFYVSPTGNDGGPGSREEPFQTLPRARDAVRQVNEKMASDVIVHLRGGEYPVSEVIEFGPQDGGRNGHRVIYKAFEDESPVLTGGVPVTGWEMHDSAKNIYRASVAGDGFRQLYIDEKSGIRARTPNRESLTTFGPWWKATVEEKPVVLIPNESWEACNGVEQLNEVEVVMISHWYHQRIRIGNHSETDSGVKISPVNVRGKMSKKLKFYADSYMFFENALAFVDAAGEWYHDESEGVLYLCVPNGSDPNSMHVTIPRVETLVAIRGSVEQPVENLEFQGLTFQCSNWTSPSKKGLNVTQAVQPVGVSALSWDNPDWPKGIVRAKHARRIALRHNVIRNTGAQGIEFFVDVDDSDIEGNKIYQVAANGIIIDTQTSKNPSADQQSSGVAIWNNHIYQAGQDYTNGDGIFTGNVRGLIVEHNLIHDMPYSGMQIGQQPGGINSVGCTDNMIRNNHIHHCTQLHDDGGGIYTLGGIQTGSVISGNYLHDIAPGPYAGTYPIDVIYLDNYTSKVLVKDNVVNGGKAAERNGSKGNTLLNNSQSNPAIEKNAGIQPGFTPRQF is encoded by the coding sequence ATGACACTTAAACCGATCCAAACCGCTTTGTCCTTTTGCATGGCGGCGGCAATCATCGCCAATGCGACCGCGTTTTCACAAGAATTTTACGTTTCACCGACCGGAAATGACGGAGGGCCGGGTTCGCGGGAAGAGCCTTTCCAGACACTCCCAAGAGCCCGGGATGCTGTACGCCAGGTGAATGAGAAAATGGCTTCGGATGTGATCGTGCACTTACGCGGCGGAGAATATCCCGTCAGCGAAGTCATTGAATTCGGCCCCCAGGACGGAGGCCGCAACGGACACCGCGTTATCTACAAAGCCTTCGAAGATGAATCGCCCGTTTTGACAGGTGGTGTGCCGGTGACGGGATGGGAAATGCATGATTCGGCAAAGAATATCTACCGTGCCTCGGTTGCTGGAGATGGGTTCCGACAACTCTACATCGACGAAAAATCGGGCATTCGCGCGAGAACGCCTAACCGTGAATCGCTGACAACCTTTGGCCCTTGGTGGAAAGCCACGGTTGAAGAAAAGCCGGTGGTCCTGATCCCTAATGAATCCTGGGAAGCCTGTAATGGTGTAGAGCAACTCAATGAGGTGGAAGTGGTGATGATCAGTCATTGGTATCACCAACGCATCCGCATTGGGAATCATTCCGAAACCGATTCCGGGGTGAAGATCTCGCCGGTCAATGTGCGGGGAAAGATGAGCAAAAAGCTCAAGTTCTACGCCGACTCTTACATGTTTTTCGAGAACGCACTGGCCTTCGTCGATGCGGCTGGTGAGTGGTATCACGATGAGAGTGAAGGTGTGCTCTACCTGTGCGTTCCAAACGGCAGCGATCCCAACTCGATGCATGTGACCATTCCTCGTGTCGAAACCCTGGTCGCCATTCGTGGCAGTGTCGAACAACCGGTTGAGAACCTTGAGTTCCAAGGGCTCACCTTCCAATGCTCCAACTGGACCAGCCCGTCAAAGAAGGGATTGAATGTTACCCAGGCCGTCCAGCCGGTTGGTGTCAGTGCTCTTTCCTGGGACAACCCTGACTGGCCCAAGGGGATTGTTCGCGCCAAACATGCACGCCGAATCGCATTGCGTCACAACGTTATCCGAAATACGGGAGCGCAGGGAATCGAATTCTTCGTGGACGTTGATGACTCAGATATCGAAGGAAACAAGATTTACCAAGTCGCAGCCAATGGAATTATCATCGACACACAAACGTCGAAAAATCCTTCTGCCGACCAACAGAGTTCCGGGGTAGCGATCTGGAACAACCACATCTATCAAGCCGGCCAGGATTACACCAATGGCGACGGCATTTTCACAGGTAACGTGCGCGGCCTGATTGTCGAACATAATCTGATTCATGACATGCCCTACAGCGGCATGCAGATCGGCCAACAGCCTGGTGGTATAAACTCCGTTGGCTGCACCGATAACATGATCCGAAATAACCATATTCATCACTGCACACAACTACACGACGATGGAGGAGGCATTTACACCCTGGGCGGCATTCAAACGGGCAGCGTTATCTCGGGCAATTATCTGCACGACATCGCCCCCGGCCCATACGCGGGCACCTACCCGATTGATGTGATCTACCTGGATAACTACACGTCCAAAGTCTTGGTGAAAGACAACGTTGTCAACGGTGGCAAGGCGGCCGAACGCAACGGCTCCAAAGGCAACACGCTCCTAAATAATTCGCAAAGCAATCCTGCGATCGAAAAAAATGCCGGTATCCAACCGGGATTCACACCTAGGCAATTTTGA
- a CDS encoding GntR family transcriptional regulator: protein MFFHIDPSNGQPIYAQVVQQVKFAIAEQTLRPGQLLPSVRQLSHQLACNPNTIARAFQELQAEELIETLRGRGVAVTTTAPAACRKQRRSFIAESIRDVLADAMRAGMDADEIQKVVDAQLRQLAGKIPPAGLPPD, encoded by the coding sequence ATGTTCTTTCACATCGATCCTTCGAACGGACAACCGATCTACGCGCAGGTCGTGCAGCAGGTCAAGTTCGCGATCGCGGAACAGACGCTTCGCCCAGGACAGCTATTGCCTAGCGTCCGGCAACTGAGCCATCAACTGGCGTGCAATCCCAACACGATTGCTCGGGCGTTCCAGGAATTGCAAGCCGAGGAACTGATCGAAACGCTTCGCGGCCGCGGGGTGGCGGTCACGACAACGGCACCGGCTGCGTGCCGTAAACAACGCCGCTCGTTCATCGCTGAATCCATTCGCGATGTCTTGGCCGACGCGATGCGAGCGGGAATGGATGCCGACGAAATCCAGAAAGTCGTTGATGCACAGCTGCGTCAACTCGCCGGAAAAATCCCGCCGGCTGGCTTACCCCCGGACTAG
- a CDS encoding ABC transporter ATP-binding protein yields the protein MSSVISASQLTMRFRGCDALNGVDLDIPAGQVFAILGENGAGKTTLIRILTGFQTPTSGTCRVCDLDPVKQALQVRRRVGYVPDNPSLYDWMRVGEIGWFTASFYGDGFLPTYRQQIAHYKIPEDRKIKHLSKGQRAKVALSLALAHDPDLLILDEPTSGLDPRVRRDFLESMIDRAVAGRTVFLSSHQISEVERVADRVAILHHGQLRCCEPIDQLKESMTELTINVEDPLITLPPPPAPASLVCESVDGRQRQMIVRGFQPEMAAVIASATGVKDVQTRRMSLEEIFIAYTREGSDLSEATNNDQVVSGMAATMDDEGALA from the coding sequence ATGTCGTCAGTAATCTCTGCCAGTCAGCTCACGATGCGATTCCGCGGCTGCGATGCACTCAACGGAGTGGATTTAGATATCCCAGCGGGACAAGTCTTTGCGATTTTGGGTGAGAACGGAGCCGGTAAAACGACCCTGATCCGCATCCTGACCGGCTTCCAAACTCCCACTTCCGGAACCTGCCGCGTGTGCGACCTCGATCCGGTCAAGCAAGCCCTGCAGGTACGTCGCCGAGTGGGCTACGTGCCGGACAATCCATCGCTTTACGACTGGATGCGAGTAGGCGAGATCGGATGGTTCACCGCGTCGTTTTATGGTGACGGATTTCTTCCGACCTATCGTCAACAGATCGCACACTACAAGATCCCCGAAGACCGCAAGATTAAGCATCTCAGTAAAGGGCAACGTGCCAAAGTCGCTCTGTCGCTGGCCTTAGCTCATGATCCGGATCTATTGATTTTGGACGAGCCGACGTCGGGATTGGATCCGCGAGTGCGGCGTGATTTCCTGGAAAGCATGATCGACCGTGCAGTCGCGGGACGAACGGTATTCCTTTCCAGTCACCAAATCTCCGAAGTCGAACGCGTCGCCGACCGGGTGGCGATCCTGCATCATGGACAATTGCGTTGTTGCGAGCCGATTGACCAACTGAAAGAATCGATGACCGAACTCACGATCAATGTAGAGGATCCATTGATCACCCTGCCTCCGCCGCCCGCACCGGCGAGCCTAGTTTGCGAGTCGGTGGATGGCCGACAACGCCAGATGATCGTCCGTGGCTTCCAGCCTGAGATGGCTGCCGTGATCGCGTCCGCAACGGGGGTCAAAGACGTTCAAACGCGGCGAATGTCGCTGGAAGAAATCTTCATCGCCTACACGCGAGAAGGATCGGACTTAAGTGAGGCAACGAACAACGATCAAGTAGTGAGTGGAATGGCAGCGACGATGGATGATGAAGGAGCGTTGGCATGA
- a CDS encoding NAD(P)/FAD-dependent oxidoreductase: protein MASNAYDVLVLGSGFGGSLLSAILAKSGMSVAMVDRARHPRFAIGESSTPLADSALAQIAKDYDLPELMPLTKYGSWKRSHPELTCGLKRGFSYFGHRRGQPFDASDQLVVAASASDEVSDTQWLRSDVDQFLFQLANQVGADSYEGVDYHLETEQAGWRLTGVGETSPLSLHAEFVVDATGPAGVVLETLGIADQTHELKTRSQAVFGHFAGVRTVADMLVERGVDCDRHPFSCDAAAVHHVLDDGWMWQLRFDDGTVSCGHMLPALGDGEMLNPRQVWDERLATYPFLHRQFSGATLVRPSGGLQATGRLQRLTSVAAGRNWAALPSTAGFIDPLHSTGIAHTLFGVRRIAAAMLGENRLRQQRLQVYSQAVIDELKFIDQLVEGCYAGLPHFRLWSAWCMLYFAAVTSQEHASDPAEVSSFLGVDDVEFGRMLIMARQKLQATLDGDPGPEELASFESWLRDALQPWNRVGLLSPEAAGMYASTAAPI from the coding sequence ATGGCCAGTAATGCGTACGACGTGTTGGTGTTGGGATCCGGCTTCGGAGGGAGTTTGCTGAGTGCGATCTTGGCAAAGTCCGGGATGTCGGTCGCGATGGTCGACCGTGCCAGGCATCCGCGTTTTGCGATCGGTGAATCGTCCACGCCTTTGGCGGATTCGGCGTTGGCTCAGATCGCGAAGGATTACGATCTTCCAGAGTTGATGCCGTTGACGAAGTACGGTTCTTGGAAGCGATCGCATCCGGAACTGACGTGTGGGCTGAAACGTGGATTTAGCTATTTTGGGCATCGTCGTGGTCAACCGTTTGACGCAAGTGATCAGTTGGTTGTCGCCGCGAGTGCGTCCGATGAAGTTTCCGATACACAGTGGTTACGCAGCGACGTCGATCAGTTTCTGTTTCAGCTAGCGAATCAGGTGGGGGCCGATTCCTATGAAGGTGTCGACTATCATTTGGAAACCGAGCAGGCGGGTTGGAGATTGACCGGTGTCGGCGAGACTTCCCCGTTGTCGCTACATGCCGAGTTTGTGGTCGATGCCACTGGACCAGCGGGTGTCGTGCTGGAGACGTTGGGCATCGCGGATCAAACGCATGAATTGAAGACTCGATCCCAGGCGGTGTTTGGGCACTTTGCGGGTGTGCGAACGGTTGCCGACATGTTGGTTGAACGGGGAGTCGATTGTGATCGGCATCCATTTTCATGCGACGCCGCTGCGGTCCACCATGTCTTGGATGATGGTTGGATGTGGCAGCTTCGTTTTGATGATGGAACGGTCAGTTGCGGGCACATGTTACCGGCATTGGGTGATGGGGAAATGTTGAACCCGAGGCAGGTTTGGGATGAGCGTTTGGCTACTTATCCGTTTTTGCACCGGCAGTTTTCAGGTGCAACTCTGGTTCGCCCCAGTGGAGGACTGCAAGCGACCGGCAGGCTACAGCGACTGACTTCAGTTGCCGCCGGGAGGAATTGGGCGGCACTGCCATCGACGGCCGGTTTCATTGATCCACTGCACAGCACCGGAATCGCCCACACATTGTTTGGCGTGCGCCGCATTGCGGCGGCGATGCTGGGTGAGAACCGGCTTCGGCAACAGCGGTTGCAGGTGTATTCCCAAGCGGTGATCGACGAGCTGAAGTTCATCGATCAACTGGTCGAAGGGTGCTACGCGGGGCTACCCCATTTCCGGCTCTGGAGCGCATGGTGCATGCTTTACTTTGCGGCCGTGACCTCCCAAGAACATGCCAGCGACCCGGCGGAGGTGTCTTCGTTCTTAGGTGTGGATGACGTTGAGTTTGGGCGGATGCTGATCATGGCTCGCCAGAAGTTGCAAGCGACGCTCGACGGTGATCCTGGTCCGGAAGAATTGGCATCGTTTGAAAGCTGGCTTCGTGATGCGTTGCAACCGTGGAATCGAGTCGGCTTGTTGAGTCCCGAAGCGGCAGGGATGTACGCCAGCACCGCCGCGCCAATATGA